A genome region from Oncorhynchus gorbuscha isolate QuinsamMale2020 ecotype Even-year linkage group LG26, OgorEven_v1.0, whole genome shotgun sequence includes the following:
- the LOC124016202 gene encoding proteasome assembly chaperone 3-like — protein sequence MSTQPLIKSKQTEKSINGISTQVVCTEFSNYIFIVLTQYGKIGTLVSVTPDSRSGDISTSMFTTKVLLGKEEALTHVCAKNLATFVSQEAGNRPVLLGLALKDSSIEAIKAMKDVIKSCQVW from the exons ATGTCAACTCAGCCTCTCATCAAATCAAAGCAGACCGAGAAATCAATCAATGGAATATCCACACAGGTTGTTTGCACAGAATTCAGTAACTACATATTTATAGTTCTCACACAGTATGGAAAAATTGGCACTTTAGTATCAGTCACACCTGACTCCAGATCCGGTGATATCAGCACTTCCATGTTCACCACTAAAGTATTGCTGGGAAAAGAAGAG GCTTTGACACACGTCTGTGCCAAAAACTTGGCAACATTTGTGTCACAAGAGGCAGGCAACAGGCCTGTTCTACTGGGGTTGGCACTGAAGGACAGTTCCATAGAAGCAATAAAGGCCATGAAAGATGTAATAAAAAGTTGTCAAGTCTGGTAA